DNA sequence from the Arthrobacter jinronghuae genome:
CGAACGGATCACCAATGCGCTGGTCCGGATCAACGCCTCAGGGATGCGGGTGAACCGGGTGAAGCTGAGGATGGACCTTGGTCCGCTGATCCGCCTGTATTCGGGCAAGGATCTGGCTTCGGCACCGGTGGGAACCATCATCACCACCGGGCTCGGCATCCTGCGCACGCACCACATCCAGCTGCCGCGGGAAATGGCGCTGCTGCTGAGGATGCTGATCATGACCGAGGGAATGGGCGAGGTATTGGATCCCCGGTTCCGGCTGGGCCCCACCCTGGGCCCCTATGCCCGCAGGATGGCGGTTCACCAGCTGAACCCGGTGAACTACGCCCGCAGGCTCGGCCGCGCCGGAACCGAGGTCCTGGAGCTGGGTGCTGAACTGCCGGACCAGGCGCGCCGGCTGCTCAGCACCCTGGAAATCGAGGGAGTGGAGGTCCACCTCCGCGGCGAGGAACTGCTGCCGCTGGTAATGCGGCTGGAGCGCGTGGGAAACCGGCTGGTGGCGGCAATCTTCGCATCGGCGTTTATCCGTGGCGTGGGGGAGCTGACACTGGGTGATTCGTCCCGCTGGAAATCGTGGCAGGCACCGCTGATGAGTGCCGGGCTCGCATCGACGGGGGCATTGGGCGGATACATCGCCTGGACTTCGCGCCGGGCCCGGCTGCGCGGCTTATGACACTGCGGAACGTGACACCGGCGGCGCATACGACGCAGGGCCGGGGCGGGAAATGTTCCCACCCCGGCCCTGCGGGTAATGCGGTTGCCGCCTCCTATGCAGTGGCCGGGCGCACCGGGGCGGCGGTCTTGTCCAGGTGCAGACCCAGTTCCGCTGTCGGGGTGTGTGCGGTCTCCTTGGCGGTGAGGGCGGAAATCGCGGCGATGGCGCAGATAGCGCCGGTGAACATGCTGGTGACTACCCATCCGCCGGGTTCCAGTCCGCCGATGGCAGCAACGATGGACGGTGCAAAACCGGCCATCAGGAAGCCGAGCTGCGTGCCGATGGCGAGGCCGGAGAAGCGGACCTTGGCGCTGAACATCTCTCCGTAGAAGGACGGCCAGACGGCGTTCGCCGCCGCGTAGCCGCAGGAGAATACCGCCACGGAAAGGGCGAACTGCAGCAGGGTGTTACCGGACTCCATGGACAGCAGGTAGAACGGCATGATCACCGCACTTGATACCGCACCGTAGATGAAGACCGGACGGCGCCCGATCCGGTCGGCCAGCCGGCCGAACAGCGGCTGCGTGAACAGCGCGAAGACGTTGCCGGCGACCACGAGCCAGAGCGTAATGTTCGCGTCCACGTCGCCCACCTCGGTGCCGTACTTGATGGCCAGCGTTCCGTAGACGGTGGAAACCGCCGCGATGAAGGCGCAGCAGATGACCCGCAGCACGTCGCGCCAGTGGTCCTTCAGCAGGACGCCCACCGGCAGCTTCACGATCTCGTTGCGTTCCTTGGCCTCCGTGAAGGTGGGGGTTTCATGCAGGGAGCGGCGGATGAAGTAGGTGACTACGACAACCACGGCGCTCAGCCAGAACGGAATGCGCCAGCCGATGCCGTACTTGATGTCGTCCGGCAGGGCAACCACGGGAATGAACACCAGTGCGGCAAGGATCTGTCCGCCCTGGGTGCCGGTCAGGGTCCAGGACGTGAAGAACGAGCGGCGGTTGTCCGGCGCGTGTTCCAGGGTCATGGAACTGGCGCCGGCCTGCTCGCCGGCGGCGGAAAGCCCCTGCATCAGGCGGCAGAAGACCAGCAGGACGGGAGCCCACCAGCCGATCGTGTTGAAGTCCGGCAGGCAGCCGATCAGGAAGGTGGACCCGCCCATCAGCAGGAGGGTGAACATCAGGACTTTCTGGCGGCCCACCCGGTCGCCGAAGTGTCCGAGGATAACGGCGCCGACCGGACGGGCAATATAGGCGAAACCGAAGGTGGCGAGCGACATAACGCTGGCCTGGGTGTCGGCGTCCGGGAAGAACACGCGCGGGAAAATGAGCGCGGCAGCGGAACCGAAGATAAAGAAGTCGTAGTACTCGACGGCACTGCCCATAAAGCTGGCAGTGGCGGCCTTGCGCGGGGTCTTGCCCGTTGCTGGTCCAGCGGGGGCGGATGCGTCCATTGCATCTCTCCTGACGTGGGCTGAGGTTGGGGGGGTGGGCGACGTGTGCGGTATTGGATTGTGCGGCGTTTGTGTACGGCATCGACTTGTGCGGCATCACTTGTGCGGAATGCGCACTTGTGTGCATTCTCCGTACGCTTGAAGTAATGTAGCCCACAGTTAAGGGTCCGGCAAGCAGCGACGCATATGAGTCCTGCGTGGTCGAAAGGGCACCGCCGCCCACAGTTAGGCACCGGAAGGAACAGCGCCATGAGCGGCACCGAGGAATCATTCGTTGTCGGGTTGATCGGGGAAGGCATCACCGCTTCCCTCACCCCGCCCATGCATGAAAGGGAGGCCGATCATCAGGGGCTGCGCTACATTTACCGGCCGATTGACCTCACAAAGCTGGGCCGTCCGGGCACCGACGTCGGAGCGCTGCTGCGCGCCGGCCGGGACCTGGGCTTCAACGCCTTCAATGTGACGCATCCCTGCAAGCAGCTGGTCCTGGCCGAACTCGATGAAGTGTCCGACGACGCCGCGCGGCTAGGCGCAGTCAACACCGTCCTGATCCGCGACGGCAGGTTCATCGGGCACAACACCGATTTCTCCGGCTTCGGCGGAGCACTGGCCGGCGGATTGCCGGACGCCAAGCTGGACGCGGTGGTCCAGCTCGGCGTAGGCGGGGCAGGAGCGGCCGTGGCCTATGCCCTGCTCAAGGCGGGCACCGGCCGGCTGACCCTGCTGGACCTGGACCCCCTGCGCGCTGCGGAACGCGCCGCAGCACTGTCCGGGCTCTTCCCGGACCGGGAGATTATCTCCGGCACGCCGGCAGACCTTGCAGCCGTCCTGCCCGGAGCCGACGGCCTGGTCCATGCCACACCGGTGGGGATGCATTCCCATCCCGGCCTCGCCGTGGACCTGGACCTGCTCAGCCCCTCCCAGTGGGTGGCCGACGTCGTCTACCGTCCGGTGGAAACGGAACTGATCCGCGGCGCACAGGCGCGGGGCTGCAGTGTGCTGGACGGCGGCCGGATGGCCGTGGGCCAGGCCGTGGACGCCTTTGAGCTGATTACCGGCATCCGGCCCGACGCGGCGCGGATGCTCACCCACTTCCACGAACTGATTAGCCAGGGCCGCTGAGGGCCGGGGACCGGAGCACCATGCGCACGTCAATTGCCACCGTCTGCCTGAGCGGGACGCTCGAAGAGAAAATGCGTGCCTGCGCCGATGCAGGTTTCGACGGCATTGAAATCTTCGAACCGGACCTCTTAGTGTCCCCGTCCAGCCCGGAGCAGATCCGCGCCCTGGCGGACACCCTGGGCCTGACCCTGGACCTGTACCAGCCGTTCCGCGACTTCGAAGGCGTCGAAGCACCCCTGCTGGAAGCCAACCTGGACCGGGCCCGGGCAAAGTTCGAACTGATGAACCGCCTGGGCATCGAAACCATGCTCCTGTGCAGCAACGTGGGCACTGCCACCATCGACGACGACGCCGCGGCGGCGGACCAGCTGCGCCGGCTGGGTGAACTGGCGGCCGGCTACGGGGTGAAGGTTGCCTACGAAGCACTGGCCTGGGGGCGCTACGTGAATGACTTCGAGCATGCCCAGCGCATAGTGGACCTGGCCGACCACCCGCAGATCGGCACCTGCCTGGACAGCTTCCATATCCTCTCCCGCGGCTGGGACCCGGCCGCGATCGAAAAAATCCCGGCGGAGAAGATCTTCTTCGTCCAACTCGCCGACGCGCCGGAACTGTCCCTGGACGTCCTCTCCTGGAGCCGGCACTACCGGGTCTTTCCCGGGGAGGGCGCGTTCGACCTGGTGCGGTTCATGGCCCACCTGGTCCGCAGCGGCTACAACGGGCCCGTCTCCCTGGAGATCTTCAACGACGTCTTCCGGCAGACGGCCGAGGACCGCACGGCGGTGGACGCCATGCGGTCCCTGATCTGGCTGGAGGAGCGTACGGCGTCGTACCTCAAAGAGCACGACGGCGGCACGCACTATCCGATGTCCCTCGCGACCCTGCCGAGCGTGGCCGAGCCCACCGGGTTCAACTTCGCCGAGGTCAAGGCCGGGAACCCGGACGCCGTCTCCGCACTCCTGTATCAGCTGGGCTTCAGCTTCGCCGGCGGACACCGGACCAAACCAGTGCAGCTGTGGACCTCCGGCGCGGCCCGCGTGATCATCAACGGGCAGCAGGCCGGCGGCATGGAACCGGGGATCTCGGCACTGGGCCTGGACGTGCAGGACCCGCAGGCCGCTGCCTCCCGCGCCGTGCAGCTGCGGGCACGGCCGGTAAGCCGGCGCAGCCAGGCGGACGAGCAGGTTCTCCAGGCCGTGTTTGCTCCGGACTCCACGGAGGTCTTCCTCTGCGAAGCCACCGCCGACGGCACTGCCGCGTGGGCGGACGAGTTCGGACCCGCGGTGCAGCAGGGGCCCGGGGGAACCGCCGGGCAGCCGGCACAGCCGCTGATTTCGGCCATTGACCACATCAACCTGTCCCAGCCCTGGCAGCACTTCGACGAAGCGGTGCTCTTCTACGAGTCCACGCTTTCCCTGACCCCTATCGCCTCGCAGGAGGTCCCCAGCCCCATGGGGCTGGTCCGCAGCCAGGTGATGCGCAGCGCCGACGGCGGGGTGCGGCTGGCGTTGAACATTGCCCCGTTGATCGTGGAATCCGGGCCCGGCGGCGGGGAATACCCCCAGCATGTGGCTTTCACCTCCACCGACCTGGTCGCCACGGCCCGTCAGGCCGCCGAAAGGGGCCTGCAGTTCCTGCCGGTTCCTGCCAACTACTATGAGGACCTGGCAGCCCGCTTCCGGCTGAATCCGGGCTTCCTGGCGGAACTGCAGGAGCTGAACCTGCTCTATGACCGTGACGGTGACGGCGAATTCCTGCACTTCTACACGGGCACGGTGGGTAACGTGTTCTTCGAAGTGGTGGAACGGCGCGGCGGGTATGAAGGTTACGGTGCACCCAACGCACCCGTCCGGCTGGCTTCCCAGTACCTGGCGTCCCGGGGGGAGCCGAAACGGAAGGCGGGTTAAGTGGAGGGCGCAGACGGCTATTACGTGAAATCAGTGGAGAAGGCCTTTGCCGTGCTGGGCGCCTTCACGCTGAACGTGCCCGAACATACGGTCAGCTCCGCGGCCGCGGCCGCAGGCATCAGCCGGGCTGCGTCGCGCCGCTTCCTGCTCACCCTCCGGGACCTGGGCTACCTGGGCTTTGACGGAACCACCTTCCGCCTGGCGCCGAGGACCCTCGACATCGGGTCCTCGTTCCTGGCGCATCTCGCCCTGCCGCACACCGCGGAACCGCACCTGAAGCAGCTCTCCGCAGACCTGGGTGAGACGACGTCGCTGTGCATCCTGGACGGGACCGACGTCGTTTATGTTTCGCGCATCACTTCCCCCCGGCTGGTGCGGGTGGCGGTCAACGTCGGGACCCGGTTCCCAGCCTGGGCCACGTCGATGGGCAGGGTGCTGCTGGCGTCCCTGCCCGAGGCGGAGCAGGAAGACTATTTCAGCACCGTGGAGCTGCTGCCTTACACCGGGCGCACCGTCCGCAGCATCCAGGAGCTGAGGGCGTCCGTACGCGAGGCCGGCGAGCGGGGCTGGTCACGGGTGGCTGATGAACTGGAGGACGGCCTGCGGGGCGTGGCCGTTCCGGTCCGGAGCGGCGACGGCACAGTGGTCGCGGCCGCCAACGTGTCGCTGCAGCTGCACAGCGCCGAGCGCGTGGAGGAGACGGTGCTTCCGCCGCTGCGCGCCGCCGCAGACCGGATAGGCCGGGACCTGGGCTAGTCGCTGTACTCGCTGGCCTTGTAGATGCTCAGGCCCAGCGCCGCGGCAACCTGGGCCACCGCAGCCTGGGCCTTGACGCTGTTGCCCACCTCGTCCAGCGGCGGCGCAAACCCGGCAATCGCCAGCTTGCCGGGCATGATGGCCAGGATTCCCCCGCCCACGCCGGACTTTCCCGGCAGTCCCACGCGGTAGGCCCAGTCACCGGAGGCGGTATACATCCCTTCCATGGTCATCTCGGCCAGCATGGCCGGGATGTTGGCAGCCTGCACTACCCGGTCCCCGCTCAAGGGATTGATTCCCTTGTTGGCGATGGTGGCTCCCATGGCGGCCAGGTCCCGGGCGGTGACGAGGGTGGAGCACTGCCGGGTATACACATCACAGGCTTCCATCGGATCCGAATACATGGTGCCGCCCGAGTACAGCAGCCAGGCAATCGCCCGGTTGTGGAAGTTAGTGGACTGCTCGGAGTTATTCACCTCGTCACTCAGCGTGATTCTCCGGCCGGCAAATGCGCTCTGGACCTGCAGGATCGCCTCCCACCGATCCTCGGCGTTGTCGCCGGGAATCAGGGAAACCGTAGACATGGCCCCGGCATTGACCAAGGGCGAAACCGGTGTGTCACCGTGCAGTACAACGGAGATCACCGAGTTGAACGGTTCCCCGGTCGGATCCGCACCCACCTTTTCCTGGAAGGTTTCCAGCCCCACCTGTTCCATGGCCCACGCCATGGAGAACACCTTGGAAATGGATTCCAGGGCGAATTCGAAGCCTGTGTCACCGGCTTCGAACAACGCTCCGTCCGCGGTCATCGCACAAACCCCGAAGAGGTCCGGGTTCACGGACGCCAGGTACGGGATGTAGCTGGCGTTCCTGCCCCCGGAGTCGTTACGGTGGTCTGCGTACGCCGTCCGGACCGCCGATTCAATGGCGGCATCATCGAGTTTCATACCGCCGAGCTCCCGCCGCGCCCGCCGCCGTCGTCGTGCGAGAACATCACCGGCGAACCGGAGGATTCCGCTTCCCGGGTCAACTGCTGGGTCGAAACACTCGACTCGGTGACCGTCCCGGGATGCGAATGCTCAATCTGCCACGTGAACGGAACGAACTCGCTGGTCGGGTCCCGCCAGTGCGGCTTGCGGAAGGCGTAGATAAGGAACGGCAGGATTACCATCACCACCGCCCCGCCCACCAGGATGCCCACGTACACTTCCGGGGATCCCACAGTGATTTGGTCGGGCGGGATGAAGCTGAAGGCGAAAGCCATCAGTGAACCAAGGAAACCCACGCCGCCGATAATCCACATCCCGACGTCGCCTCCGGGCACCCGGTAGGGCCGCGGACGGTTCGGCTGGCTGTAGCGCAGGTAAATCGCGGCAGCGAACATCAGCATGTACATGATGAGGTACAGGATCACTGTCAGCTGGCTCAGGATCTGGTAGGCGGCCTGAACCGAGGGCAGCACCACGTAGGTCAGTCCCAGGCCGGTGACCATAAAGGCCTGGAAG
Encoded proteins:
- a CDS encoding bifunctional sugar phosphate isomerase/epimerase/4-hydroxyphenylpyruvate dioxygenase family protein, which gives rise to MRTSIATVCLSGTLEEKMRACADAGFDGIEIFEPDLLVSPSSPEQIRALADTLGLTLDLYQPFRDFEGVEAPLLEANLDRARAKFELMNRLGIETMLLCSNVGTATIDDDAAAADQLRRLGELAAGYGVKVAYEALAWGRYVNDFEHAQRIVDLADHPQIGTCLDSFHILSRGWDPAAIEKIPAEKIFFVQLADAPELSLDVLSWSRHYRVFPGEGAFDLVRFMAHLVRSGYNGPVSLEIFNDVFRQTAEDRTAVDAMRSLIWLEERTASYLKEHDGGTHYPMSLATLPSVAEPTGFNFAEVKAGNPDAVSALLYQLGFSFAGGHRTKPVQLWTSGAARVIINGQQAGGMEPGISALGLDVQDPQAAASRAVQLRARPVSRRSQADEQVLQAVFAPDSTEVFLCEATADGTAAWADEFGPAVQQGPGGTAGQPAQPLISAIDHINLSQPWQHFDEAVLFYESTLSLTPIASQEVPSPMGLVRSQVMRSADGGVRLALNIAPLIVESGPGGGEYPQHVAFTSTDLVATARQAAERGLQFLPVPANYYEDLAARFRLNPGFLAELQELNLLYDRDGDGEFLHFYTGTVGNVFFEVVERRGGYEGYGAPNAPVRLASQYLASRGEPKRKAG
- a CDS encoding IclR family transcriptional regulator domain-containing protein: MEGADGYYVKSVEKAFAVLGAFTLNVPEHTVSSAAAAAGISRAASRRFLLTLRDLGYLGFDGTTFRLAPRTLDIGSSFLAHLALPHTAEPHLKQLSADLGETTSLCILDGTDVVYVSRITSPRLVRVAVNVGTRFPAWATSMGRVLLASLPEAEQEDYFSTVELLPYTGRTVRSIQELRASVREAGERGWSRVADELEDGLRGVAVPVRSGDGTVVAAANVSLQLHSAERVEETVLPPLRAAADRIGRDLG
- a CDS encoding shikimate dehydrogenase; its protein translation is MSGTEESFVVGLIGEGITASLTPPMHEREADHQGLRYIYRPIDLTKLGRPGTDVGALLRAGRDLGFNAFNVTHPCKQLVLAELDEVSDDAARLGAVNTVLIRDGRFIGHNTDFSGFGGALAGGLPDAKLDAVVQLGVGGAGAAVAYALLKAGTGRLTLLDLDPLRAAERAAALSGLFPDREIISGTPADLAAVLPGADGLVHATPVGMHSHPGLAVDLDLLSPSQWVADVVYRPVETELIRGAQARGCSVLDGGRMAVGQAVDAFELITGIRPDAARMLTHFHELISQGR
- a CDS encoding MFS transporter, with amino-acid sequence MDASAPAGPATGKTPRKAATASFMGSAVEYYDFFIFGSAAALIFPRVFFPDADTQASVMSLATFGFAYIARPVGAVILGHFGDRVGRQKVLMFTLLLMGGSTFLIGCLPDFNTIGWWAPVLLVFCRLMQGLSAAGEQAGASSMTLEHAPDNRRSFFTSWTLTGTQGGQILAALVFIPVVALPDDIKYGIGWRIPFWLSAVVVVVTYFIRRSLHETPTFTEAKERNEIVKLPVGVLLKDHWRDVLRVICCAFIAAVSTVYGTLAIKYGTEVGDVDANITLWLVVAGNVFALFTQPLFGRLADRIGRRPVFIYGAVSSAVIMPFYLLSMESGNTLLQFALSVAVFSCGYAAANAVWPSFYGEMFSAKVRFSGLAIGTQLGFLMAGFAPSIVAAIGGLEPGGWVVTSMFTGAICAIAAISALTAKETAHTPTAELGLHLDKTAAPVRPATA
- the glsA gene encoding glutaminase A; its protein translation is MKLDDAAIESAVRTAYADHRNDSGGRNASYIPYLASVNPDLFGVCAMTADGALFEAGDTGFEFALESISKVFSMAWAMEQVGLETFQEKVGADPTGEPFNSVISVVLHGDTPVSPLVNAGAMSTVSLIPGDNAEDRWEAILQVQSAFAGRRITLSDEVNNSEQSTNFHNRAIAWLLYSGGTMYSDPMEACDVYTRQCSTLVTARDLAAMGATIANKGINPLSGDRVVQAANIPAMLAEMTMEGMYTASGDWAYRVGLPGKSGVGGGILAIMPGKLAIAGFAPPLDEVGNSVKAQAAVAQVAAALGLSIYKASEYSD